One segment of Neoarius graeffei isolate fNeoGra1 chromosome 20, fNeoGra1.pri, whole genome shotgun sequence DNA contains the following:
- the fbxw9 gene encoding F-box/WD repeat-containing protein 9 isoform X2: MSMLQVTDREDEEERGRDEEEQCEHSRDSDTLQSTQLGLNLRQCGSTQEMSPSPSGLLSLPWEMVARIASHLPARCVLNVLPQVCKALGQVGEDTSAWQLRAQRLTGHQSSFPVGPRNNFNWPTACLEMEQLIECWAKQEENAEPERGIEIQDQDGEAHEVDAERQLGPAFEEIGPEDEEGPERHREAEEQENNVIIIREEGRVNAAIQDEHNQERLQGGHLEQEDTGINIETHPTPALEHITLSSGHIADVNTVLLVGGEGSVCVSGSRDRNVNLWDLRRSSGGALLGTLGAHGRYNSTHQGWVWCLAGSGDLLASGSFDSTVKLWDLNAGGAERGKIQSRAAVLSLSCQDHMLFAGSHDQKVSIYDTRAAEPLVKSLRLHSDIVLCLASDEQYIVSGSKDNTVAVYDRRAGKPLKKIHLKTYLLSMSYSGREVWAGDYHGLLHTFSMNEGSFKSIAQFNVGHSSLVTGIHHSPGTLYTCSSDRTIKVHLPCAPPKTLCMLRNKSVVNGLSVEAGVLAVASGDMNVEVWRPSQ, from the exons GTTAAACTTGAGGCAATGTGGTAGCACCCAAGAGATGAGTCCTTCTCCTTCTGGCTTACTGTCTCTGCCATGGGAGATGGTTGCACGCATAGCCTCTCACCTTCCTGCTCGGTGTGTCCTCAACGTCCTGCCTCAG GTGTGCAAGGCGTTGGGACAGGTGGGTGAGGACACATCAGCCTGGCAGCTCCGGGCTCAACGACTTACAGGCCATCAAAGTTCCTTCCCAGTTGGGCCAAGGAATAATTTTAATTGGCCCACAGCGTGCCTTGAGATGGAACAGTTAATTGAATGCTGGGCAAAGCAAGAAGAAAATGCAGAACCAGAGCGAGGGATTGAGATACAAGATCAGGATGGAGAGGCACATGAAGTGGATGCAGAGAGACAGCTTGGCCCTGCTTTTGAGGAAATCGGGCCAGAAGATGAAGAGGGCCCTGAAAGACATAGAGAAGCAGAAGAACAGGAAAATAATGTAATAATCATCAGAGAAGAGGGAAGAGTGAATGCTGCCATTCAGGACGAACACAATCAAGAACGACTCCAAGGTGGACACCTGGAGCAAGAAGACACTGG GATAAATATAGAGACTCACCCCACACCTGCCCTGGAGCACATCACACTCTCTTCAGGTCACATTGCTGATGTTAACACAGTCCTGCTAGTTGGAGGTGagggctctgtgtgtgtctctggctcCAGAGACCGTAATGTGAACCTGTGGGATTTGAGAAGGAGCTCAGGCGGAGCACTGCTGGGCACACTGGGAGCTCATGGCCGCTACAACAGCACACACCAAGGCTGGGTGTGGTGCCTGGCAGGCAGTGGTGATCTCCTGGCCTCTGGCTCTTTCGACAGCACAGTGAAGCTCTGGGATCTGAATGCCGGAGGGGCAGAGCGGGGAAAGATCCAGAGTCGTGCggccgtgctctctctctcctgccagGATCACATGCTGTTTGCTGGGTCACATGATCAGAAAGTCAGCATTTATGACACCAGAG CTGCAGAACCACTGGTCAAAAGCCTTCGTCTCCATAGTGACATCGTGCTGTGTCTGGCATCTGATGAGCAGTACATTGTGTCTGGCAGCAAAGACAACACGGTGGCTGTGTATGACCGCAGAGCTGGAAAACCACTGAAGAAAATACAT cTGAAAACCTACTTGTTGTCCATGTCGTACAGTGGGCGAGAGGTGTGGGCTGGAGATTACCATGGACTCCTTCACACCTTCTCCATGAATGAAGGCTCCTTTAAGTCAATAGCCCAGTTTAATGTAGGCCACAGTTCACTGGTGACTGGTATCCATCACTCGCCTGGGACTCTTTACACCTGCTCCTCTGATCGCACTATTAAG GTTCACCTTCCATGTGCGCCCCCAAAGACTCTGTGCATGCTTCGCAATAAATCAGTAGTGAATGGG CTGAGTGTTGAAGCAGGGGTGCTGGCTGTAGCCTCTGGTGATATGAATGTGGAAGTGTGGCGGCCCAGCCAGTGA
- the fbxw9 gene encoding F-box/WD repeat-containing protein 9 isoform X1 encodes MSMLQVTDREDEEERGRDEEEQCEHSRDSDTLQSTQLGLNLRQCGSTQEMSPSPSGLLSLPWEMVARIASHLPARCVLNVLPQVCKALGQVGEDTSAWQLRAQRLTGHQSSFPVGPRNNFNWPTACLEMEQLIECWAKQEENAEPERGIEIQDQDGEAHEVDAERQLGPAFEEIGPEDEEGPERHREAEEQENNVIIIREEGRVNAAIQDEHNQERLQGGHLEQEDTGINIETHPTPALEHITLSSGHIADVNTVLLVGGEGSVCVSGSRDRNVNLWDLRRSSGGALLGTLGAHGRYNSTHQGWVWCLAGSGDLLASGSFDSTVKLWDLNAGGAERGKIQSRAAVLSLSCQDHMLFAGSHDQKVSIYDTRAAEPLVKSLRLHSDIVLCLASDEQYIVSGSKDNTVAVYDRRAGKPLKKIHLKTYLLSMSYSGREVWAGDYHGLLHTFSMNEGSFKSIAQFNVGHSSLVTGIHHSPGTLYTCSSDRTIKVHLPCAPPKTLCMLRNKSVVNGFDVCSLSVLCLNVLSTGCGMANTWFWVLVSSRPWSVMGDTCAPHYGLH; translated from the exons GTTAAACTTGAGGCAATGTGGTAGCACCCAAGAGATGAGTCCTTCTCCTTCTGGCTTACTGTCTCTGCCATGGGAGATGGTTGCACGCATAGCCTCTCACCTTCCTGCTCGGTGTGTCCTCAACGTCCTGCCTCAG GTGTGCAAGGCGTTGGGACAGGTGGGTGAGGACACATCAGCCTGGCAGCTCCGGGCTCAACGACTTACAGGCCATCAAAGTTCCTTCCCAGTTGGGCCAAGGAATAATTTTAATTGGCCCACAGCGTGCCTTGAGATGGAACAGTTAATTGAATGCTGGGCAAAGCAAGAAGAAAATGCAGAACCAGAGCGAGGGATTGAGATACAAGATCAGGATGGAGAGGCACATGAAGTGGATGCAGAGAGACAGCTTGGCCCTGCTTTTGAGGAAATCGGGCCAGAAGATGAAGAGGGCCCTGAAAGACATAGAGAAGCAGAAGAACAGGAAAATAATGTAATAATCATCAGAGAAGAGGGAAGAGTGAATGCTGCCATTCAGGACGAACACAATCAAGAACGACTCCAAGGTGGACACCTGGAGCAAGAAGACACTGG GATAAATATAGAGACTCACCCCACACCTGCCCTGGAGCACATCACACTCTCTTCAGGTCACATTGCTGATGTTAACACAGTCCTGCTAGTTGGAGGTGagggctctgtgtgtgtctctggctcCAGAGACCGTAATGTGAACCTGTGGGATTTGAGAAGGAGCTCAGGCGGAGCACTGCTGGGCACACTGGGAGCTCATGGCCGCTACAACAGCACACACCAAGGCTGGGTGTGGTGCCTGGCAGGCAGTGGTGATCTCCTGGCCTCTGGCTCTTTCGACAGCACAGTGAAGCTCTGGGATCTGAATGCCGGAGGGGCAGAGCGGGGAAAGATCCAGAGTCGTGCggccgtgctctctctctcctgccagGATCACATGCTGTTTGCTGGGTCACATGATCAGAAAGTCAGCATTTATGACACCAGAG CTGCAGAACCACTGGTCAAAAGCCTTCGTCTCCATAGTGACATCGTGCTGTGTCTGGCATCTGATGAGCAGTACATTGTGTCTGGCAGCAAAGACAACACGGTGGCTGTGTATGACCGCAGAGCTGGAAAACCACTGAAGAAAATACAT cTGAAAACCTACTTGTTGTCCATGTCGTACAGTGGGCGAGAGGTGTGGGCTGGAGATTACCATGGACTCCTTCACACCTTCTCCATGAATGAAGGCTCCTTTAAGTCAATAGCCCAGTTTAATGTAGGCCACAGTTCACTGGTGACTGGTATCCATCACTCGCCTGGGACTCTTTACACCTGCTCCTCTGATCGCACTATTAAG GTTCACCTTCCATGTGCGCCCCCAAAGACTCTGTGCATGCTTCGCAATAAATCAGTAGTGAATGGG tttgatgtttgttctttgagtgttctttgtttaaatgttttgtccactggttgtggcATGGCCAACACCTGGTTTTGGGTACTGGTTTCCTCCAGGCCTTGGTCCGTTATGGGTGATACCTgcgctcctcactatggactgca CTGA